Proteins encoded together in one Kutzneria kofuensis window:
- a CDS encoding APC family permease yields MDRLRANSVGVVGVVFMAIATAAPITAMTGNVPVAVGFGNGIGAPAGYLFATVVLTVFSVGYVAMTKHITATGAFYGFVSQGLGRVVGLASGLLAVMAYIVFEASIVGIFAYFAQSTVLAQFGVHLPWQLFAAIMLAATAILSYFDIHLTSRVLGVMLVGEVSMLFLMAVAVLVRGGGPDGIPLSPVDPLNAFGGPAAGLGLFFAFWSWVGFESTAMYGEESREPKKTIPRATLISVVGVGIFYVFVSWMAIAGNGLARSVQVAAQDPLGFFFGPTETFVGHWAVLLFQWLLITGSFACGMAFHQCAARYMYAIGREGLIWRRLGRTHPEHGSPFVASFTQTVIAVVIVALFSLAGQDPYLSLYTLMAILGTMAILIVQTLCSFAVIGYFSRNHKESRHWFTTFTAPLLGGIGMIAVVWLLVDNLDAAAGAAASTPFFHAIPWIVGALFVLGVVGALALRRFRPETYAVLGRIVLDDAKERSEEPAAV; encoded by the coding sequence ATGGATCGCTTACGCGCCAACTCGGTGGGCGTGGTCGGGGTGGTGTTCATGGCGATCGCCACCGCCGCCCCGATCACCGCGATGACCGGCAACGTTCCGGTCGCGGTCGGTTTCGGCAACGGAATCGGCGCACCGGCGGGCTACCTGTTCGCCACCGTGGTGCTGACGGTGTTCTCCGTCGGCTACGTGGCGATGACCAAGCACATCACCGCCACCGGCGCGTTCTACGGCTTCGTGTCGCAGGGCCTCGGCCGTGTCGTCGGCCTGGCCAGCGGGCTGCTGGCGGTGATGGCCTACATCGTGTTCGAGGCCTCGATCGTCGGGATCTTCGCGTACTTCGCGCAGAGCACGGTGCTGGCCCAGTTCGGCGTGCACCTGCCGTGGCAGCTGTTCGCGGCGATCATGCTCGCGGCGACGGCGATCCTGTCGTACTTCGACATCCACCTGACCTCACGGGTGCTCGGCGTGATGCTGGTCGGCGAGGTCAGCATGCTGTTCCTGATGGCCGTCGCCGTCCTCGTGCGCGGCGGCGGACCCGACGGGATCCCCCTGTCTCCCGTCGACCCGCTCAACGCGTTCGGCGGGCCGGCGGCCGGGCTGGGGCTGTTCTTCGCCTTCTGGTCGTGGGTGGGCTTCGAGTCGACCGCGATGTACGGAGAGGAGTCGCGGGAGCCGAAGAAGACCATTCCGCGGGCCACCCTGATCTCCGTGGTCGGCGTCGGGATCTTCTACGTCTTCGTGTCCTGGATGGCCATCGCCGGCAACGGCCTGGCCCGCTCCGTCCAGGTGGCGGCCCAGGACCCGCTGGGCTTCTTCTTCGGTCCCACCGAGACGTTCGTCGGTCACTGGGCGGTGCTGCTGTTCCAGTGGCTGCTGATCACCGGCTCGTTCGCGTGCGGCATGGCGTTCCACCAGTGCGCCGCGCGGTACATGTACGCCATCGGGCGGGAGGGCCTGATCTGGCGGCGGCTGGGGCGGACCCATCCCGAGCACGGCTCGCCGTTCGTCGCCTCGTTCACCCAGACCGTCATCGCCGTGGTGATCGTCGCCCTGTTCAGCCTGGCCGGCCAGGACCCGTACCTGAGCCTGTACACGCTGATGGCGATCCTCGGCACGATGGCGATCCTGATCGTGCAGACGCTCTGCTCGTTCGCGGTGATCGGCTACTTCTCCCGCAACCACAAGGAATCCCGGCACTGGTTCACGACGTTCACCGCTCCCCTGCTCGGCGGCATCGGCATGATCGCCGTGGTGTGGCTGCTGGTGGACAATCTCGACGCGGCCGCGGGCGCCGCCGCCTCGACGCCGTTCTTCCACGCCATCCCGTGGATCGTCGGCGCGCTGTTCGTGCTGGGCGTCGTCGGAGCGTTGGCACTGCGGCGGTTCCGGCCCGAGACGTACGCCGTCCTCGGCCGGATCGTGTTGGACGACGCCAAGGAACGCTCCGAGGAACCCGCCGCGGTCTAG
- a CDS encoding aspartate aminotransferase family protein, giving the protein MTATAHPGTAGAAALSTSARDHLWLHFARHSAFEDTDIPVIERGEGAYVYDTNGKRYIDGLAGLFAVQVGHGREELARAAAEQTRKLAYFPLWSHAHPAAVELAERLAADAPGDLNRVFFTVSGGESVETAWKLAKQYFKLTGKPTKHKVISRSMAYHGTSQGALSITGIPGAKADFEPLVPSAIKVPNTNFYRAREHADDLVAFGLWAADQVEQAILMEGPETVAAVFLEPLQNTGGCFPPPPGYWQRVREICDSYDVLLVSDEVICAFGRLGHDFGANRYGYQPDMITVAKGLTSGYAPLGAVLASDRLMEPFLKGHNIFMHGSTYGGHPVSCAVALANLDLIANEGLYDHVLANEAAFRSTLDKLRDLPIVGDVRGAGFFYGIELVKDKDTKLTFTAEESERVLRGYLSSALFDNGLYCRADDRAEPVVQLSPPLICDQSHFDEMEQILRASLEKAQQLL; this is encoded by the coding sequence ATGACTGCCACCGCCCACCCCGGGACCGCCGGCGCGGCCGCGCTGTCCACATCGGCCCGCGACCACCTGTGGCTGCACTTCGCCCGCCACTCCGCCTTCGAGGACACGGACATCCCCGTGATCGAGCGCGGCGAGGGCGCCTACGTCTACGACACGAACGGCAAGCGCTACATCGACGGCCTGGCCGGCCTGTTCGCCGTGCAGGTCGGCCACGGCCGCGAGGAGCTGGCCCGGGCCGCCGCCGAGCAGACCCGCAAGCTGGCCTACTTCCCGCTGTGGTCGCACGCCCACCCGGCCGCCGTCGAACTGGCCGAACGGCTGGCCGCGGACGCGCCCGGCGACCTGAACCGCGTCTTCTTCACGGTCAGCGGCGGGGAATCCGTCGAGACCGCGTGGAAGCTGGCCAAGCAGTACTTCAAGCTCACCGGCAAGCCCACCAAGCACAAGGTGATCAGCCGGTCGATGGCCTACCACGGCACCTCCCAGGGGGCGCTGTCGATCACCGGCATCCCCGGCGCCAAGGCCGACTTCGAGCCGCTGGTGCCCAGCGCGATCAAGGTGCCCAACACCAACTTCTACCGGGCCCGCGAGCACGCCGACGACCTGGTGGCGTTCGGGCTTTGGGCCGCCGACCAGGTCGAGCAGGCCATCCTCATGGAGGGCCCGGAAACCGTCGCCGCGGTGTTCCTGGAGCCGCTGCAGAACACCGGCGGCTGCTTCCCGCCGCCGCCCGGCTACTGGCAGCGGGTCCGCGAGATCTGCGACTCCTACGACGTGTTACTCGTGTCGGACGAGGTGATCTGCGCGTTCGGCCGGCTGGGCCACGACTTCGGCGCCAACCGCTACGGCTACCAGCCCGACATGATCACCGTCGCGAAGGGACTGACCTCCGGCTACGCGCCGCTGGGCGCGGTGCTGGCCAGCGACCGGCTGATGGAGCCGTTCCTCAAGGGCCACAACATCTTCATGCACGGCTCAACCTACGGCGGCCACCCGGTGTCCTGCGCCGTGGCGCTGGCCAACCTGGACCTGATCGCGAACGAGGGCCTGTACGACCACGTGCTGGCCAACGAGGCCGCGTTCCGGTCCACTTTGGACAAGCTGCGGGACCTGCCGATCGTCGGCGACGTCCGCGGCGCGGGCTTCTTCTACGGCATCGAACTCGTGAAGGACAAGGACACCAAGCTGACTTTCACCGCGGAGGAGTCGGAGCGGGTGCTGCGCGGCTACCTGTCCAGCGCGCTGTTCGACAACGGCCTCTACTGCCGCGCCGACGACCGCGCCGAGCCGGTCGTGCAGCTGTCGCCGCCGCTGATCTGCGACCAGTCGCACTTCGACGAGATGGAGCAGATCCTGCGCGCCTCCCTCGAGAAGGCGCAACAACTCCTGTGA
- a CDS encoding Lrp/AsnC family transcriptional regulator has protein sequence MRRNTEPLDEASKLIIEQLQEDGRRPYAAIGKAVGLSEAAVRQRVAKLVQSGVMQIVAVTDPMQVGLFRQAMLGLKVSGPIEPVADALAAMPEIDYVVVCAGRFDILCEAVCEDDADLLDLMSNRIRTVEGVRDVETMPYLRLHKQSYQWGTR, from the coding sequence GTGCGCAGGAACACCGAGCCTCTGGACGAGGCGTCGAAACTGATCATCGAGCAGCTGCAGGAGGACGGCAGGCGGCCGTACGCGGCGATCGGCAAGGCCGTCGGCCTGTCCGAGGCCGCCGTGCGGCAGCGGGTCGCCAAGCTGGTGCAGTCGGGCGTGATGCAGATCGTCGCGGTCACCGACCCCATGCAGGTGGGACTGTTCCGGCAGGCCATGCTCGGGCTGAAGGTGAGCGGCCCGATCGAGCCGGTCGCGGACGCGCTCGCGGCGATGCCGGAGATCGACTACGTGGTGGTCTGCGCCGGCCGCTTCGACATCCTGTGCGAGGCGGTCTGCGAGGACGACGCCGACCTGCTGGACCTGATGTCCAACCGGATCCGCACCGTCGAGGGCGTGCGGGACGTGGAAACCATGCCCTACCTGCGGCTGCACAAGCAGTCCTACCAGTGGGGCACCCGCTAG